In Musa acuminata AAA Group cultivar baxijiao chromosome BXJ2-3, Cavendish_Baxijiao_AAA, whole genome shotgun sequence, the following proteins share a genomic window:
- the LOC103977228 gene encoding formate dehydrogenase 1, mitochondrial: MAMLRAAKHAMRSLGSTAPEAAPFSRMLHASPGSKKIVGVFYKANEYASLNPKFVGCVEGSLGIRDWLESQGHQYIVTDDKEGPNCELEKHIHDMHVLITTPFHPAYVTAERIKRAKNLQLLLTAGIGSDHIDLKAAAEAGLTVAEVTGSNVVSVAEDELMRILILVRNFVPGYLQVIKGDWNVAGIAYRAYDLEGKTVGTVGAGRIGKLLLQRLKPFNCNLLYYDRIKMDPALEKEIGAKFEEDLDTMLPKCDIIVINTPLTEKTRGMFNKERIGKLKKGVLIVNNARGAIMDTQAVADACSSGHIAGYSGDVWNPQPAPKDHPWRYMPNQAMTPHISGTTIDGQLRYAAGVKDMLDCYFKGQEFPAQNYIVKEGKLASQYQ; the protein is encoded by the exons GCTTCTCCCGGAAGCAAGAAGATCGTCGGAGTATTCTACAAAGCCAATGAGTATGCTTCGTTGAACCCCAAGTTCGTAGGGTGCGTCGAGGGATCCTTGGGCATTCGGGACTGGCTGGAATCTCAAGGCCACCAATACATTGTCACTGATGATAAAGAGGGCCCAAATTGTG AGCTTGAGAAGCAtattcatgatatgcatgttctGATAACAACCCCATTTCATCCGGCTTATGTTACCGCGGAGAGGATAAAGAGGGCTAAAAACTTGCAACTTCTTCTCACTGCTGGAATTGGCTCAGACCACATTGATCTGAAAGCTGCAGCGGAGGCTGGATTGACTGTAGCAGAGGTCACCGGAAGCAATGTGGTCTCTGTTGCAGAAGATGAGCTCATGCGAATTCTCATTCTTGTCCGAAACTTCGTTCCCGGTTATCTTCAGGTGATTAAAGGTGATTGGAATGTAGCAGGAATCGCATACAGAGCATATGATCTGGAGGGCAAGACTGTTGGAACTGTTGGTGCTGGCCGAATTGGAAAGCTTTTGCTCCAGCGTTTGAAGCCCTTCAACTGCAATCTGCTCTATTATGACCGGATTAAGATGGACCCTGCACTGGAGAAAGAGATAGGGGCAAAGTTTGAGGAAGATCTTGACACAATGCTTCCTAAATGCGACATTATTGTTATAAACACACCTCTTACAGAGAAAACCAG AGGAATGTTTAACAAGGAGAGGATTGGAAAGCTGAAGAAGGGAGTTCTTATCGTGAATAACGCTCGAGGCGCTATCATGGACACTCAAGCAGTTGCTGATGCTTGCTCCAGTGGGCACATTGCAG GTTACAGCGGCGATGTCTGGAATCCACAGCCAGCTCCCAAAGATCATCCATGGCGGTACATGCCAAACCAGGCAATGACACCCCACATTTCTGGAACTACCATCGACGGCCAA CTGAGGTATGCTGCTGGAGTGAAGGACATGCTGGATTGTTACTTCAAAGGACAGGAATTCCCAGCCCAAAACTACATTGTGAAGGAGGGAAAGCTAGCGAGCcagtaccagtga